From the Aerococcus viridans genome, the window AAGTCATGGCAAAACAAAAAATTCGTATTCGTTTAAAAGCTTACGAACACCGTGCATTAGATCAATCAGCAGCTAAAATTGTTGATACTGCACAACGTACAGGAGCAGAAGTATCAGGTCCAATTCCATTGCCTACTGAACGCTCATTATTCACAGTAATCCGTGCAACACACAAATACAAGGATTCACGTGAACAATTCGAAATGCGTACGCACAAACGTTTAATCGACATCGTTAACCCAACACCAAAAACTGTTGATGCGTTAATGAAATTAGATTTACCATCAGGCGTAGACATCGAAATTAAATTATAATTCCAGAATCATCGCAACAAATTAGTTAACCCAATTATTAAATAAAAAAATTATACGGAGGTGTACTCATGACTAAAGGAATCTTAGGAAAAAAAGTAGGTATGACACAATTCTTTACAGAAACTGGTGAATTAGTACCAGTTACAGTTATCGAAGCACAACCAAACGTTGTTTTACAAGCTAAAACAAACGAAACTGATGGCTACGAAGCTATTCAAGTTGGTTTTGACAACAAACGTGAAGTATTGGCAAACAAACCTCACAAAGGTCATGTAGCAAAAGCAGAAACTACTCCTAAGCGCTTCATTAAAGAATTCAAAGATGTTGAGCTAGGAGATTACGAAGTTGGATCAGAAATCAAGGTTGATATCTTCCAAGCAGGAGACATCGTTGATGTTACGGGTACTTCAAAAGGTAAAGGATTCCAAGGTGCTATCAAGCGTCATGGTCAATCACGTGGGCCTATGTCACACGGTTCTCATTACCACCGCAGCCCAGGTTCAATGGGTATGGCGTCGGATGCTTCTAAAGTATTCAAGGGTAAAAACTTACCAGGACAAACTGGTGGTACTCAAATCACTATCCAAAACCTAGAAATCGTTAAAGTAGATGCAGAGCGCAACGTCATCTTAATCAAAGGTAACGTTCCAGGTGCTAAAAAATCTATGGTAACAATCAAATCTGCAGTTAAATCTGCTGAATAATACCAGGAAGGAGGAACAGTTTCATGGCAAACATTACATTATTTAAACAAGACGGTTCACAAGCTGGCGAAATCACATTAAACGATGAAGTCTTCGCAATCGAACCAAATGAAAATGCAATCTACGATGTAGTTATTATGCAACAAGCTTCATTACGTCAAGGTACTCACAAAGTTAAAGGACGTTCAGAAGTTAGCGGTGGTGGACGTAAACCATGGCGTCAAAAAGGTACAGGTCGTGCTCGTCAAGGTTCAATCCGCTCTCCACAATGGGTAGGCGGTGGCCGTGCATTCGGACCAACACCTCGTTCATATGCTTATAAATTACCTCGTAAAGTTCGTCGTTTAGCTTTACGCTCTGCATTATCTACTAAGGTAGCAGAAAACAACTTCATCGTTGTTGATGAATTAGCATTCGAAACACCAAAAACTAAATTATTCCAAGAAGTGTTGAATAACTTACAAGTTGAAAATAAAGTTTTAGTTGTAATCAACAAAGACAACGACAACGCACAATTATCAGCTCGTAACTTACCAAACGTAAAAGTAGTTGATGAAAACAACGTTAACGTATTCGACTTAGTTAACTCTGAAAAAGTCATCATTACAAAAGCAGCACTTTCTAACGTAGAGGAGGTACTAGCATAATGTTGGCACACGACGTAATCATTCGCCCAATCATCACTGAAGAATCAATGTTGAAAATGGACGAAAACAAATACACTTTTGAAGTAGCTGTTAAAGCGAACAAAACAGAAGTTAAACAAGCAATCGAAGAATTGTTCAACGTAGACGTGAAAAACGTAAACATCATGAACGTTCGCGGTAAATTAAAACGTATGGGACGTTTTGCTGGTTATACACGTAAACGCCGTAAAGCAATCGTAACCATCGCTGAAGGTCAATCAATCGAAATCTTCGGAAACGAAGCAGAATAATTAAGATAGGAGGAAATTCACGTGGCGATAAAAACATATAAAGCAACGACTAACGGTCGTCGTAACATGTCAGGTTCAGATTTCTCAGAAATCACTAAAACAACTCCTGAAAAAACATTGTTAGAATCACAAAGCAAACGTGCTGGTCGTAATAACAACGGTCGCATTACAGTTCGTCATCACGGTGGTGGACACAAACAAGCTTACCGTATCATCGACTTCAAACGTAATAAAGACAACGTTGAAGGTGTAGTGAAAGCTATTGAGTACGATCCAAACCGTTCAGCTAATATTGCATTAATCCACTATACAGATGGTATTAAAACTTACATCATCGCACCTAAAGGTTTACAAGTTGGTGCTCGTATTTCTTCTGGTGAAGCAGCAGATATCAAAGTTGGTAATGCATTACCATTGAAAAATATCCCAGTTGGTACTTTAGTACATAACATTGAAACTAAACCTGGTAAAGGTGGACAATTAGTTCGCTCTGCTGGTGCTAGCGCTCAAGTGTTAGGTAAAGAAGACAAATACGTATTGATTAAATTAACTTCTGGTGAAGTTCGTATGATCTTAGGTACTTGTCGTGCAACAATTGGTGCTGTTGGTAACGAACAACACAGCTTAATCAACGTAGGTAAAGCAGGACGCTCTCGTTGGGCAGGTAAACGTCCAACTGTTCGTGGATCTGTAATGAACCCTAACGATCACCCTCACGGTGGTGGTGAAGGTAAAGCTCCAGTCGGACGTCCAAGTCCAATGACTCCATGGGGTAAACCTGCACGTGGTATTAAGACTCGTGATAAGAACGCACGTAGCAATAAATTAATTGTACGTCGTCGTAACTCTAAGTAATCACATTAAATAGGATAGCGAAGGGAGCCAAATAAATATGAGCCGTAGCTTGAAAAAAGGACCTTTTTGTGATGACCATTTAATGAAAAAAGTGGTTGCACAACAAGACGCACAAAAGAAACAAGTAATCAAAACATGGTCACGCCGTTCAACAATTTTCCCTAACTTTGTTGGGTTAACAATTGCTGTATACGATGGCCGCAAACATGTACCAGTTTATATCCAAGAAGATATGGTAGGTCACAAATTAGGTGAATTCGTACCAACTCGTACATATAAAGGACATGGCGCTGACGACAAGACAACTCGTCGTTAATCTGAGAGGAGGAAATAAAGAATGGCAGAACAAATTACATCTGCAAAAGCAACTGCAAACACAGTTCGCGTTTCTGCTCGTAAAGCACGTTTAGTTGTTGACTTAATCCGCAACAAAACTGTCGGTGAAGCTATTGCAATCTTAAAAAACACTCCTCGTTCAGCATCTCCTGCTGTAGAGAAAGTGTTAATGTCTGCAATTGCAAACGCAGAGCACAACTTTGGCTTAGAGCCAGCTAACTTAGTAGTAAGCGAAGCATTCGTAAACGAAGGACCAACGATGAAACGTTTCCGTCCACGTGCGAAAGGTTCAGCTTCTAGAATCAACAAACGTACAAGCCACATTACAGTGGTAGTAAAAACAGCAGAGGAGGCATAATTAATGGGACAAAAGATTAATCCTATCGGTATGCGTATCGGCGTCATCAAAGATTGGGACGCTCGTTGGTATGCAGAAAAAGACTTTGCAGATACTTTACACGAAGACTTACATATCCGCGAATACATCGCTGAAACATTAAAAGATGCTTCTGTATCTCAAGTTGAAATTGAACGTGCTGCAAACAAAGTTAACGTAAACATCCACACTGCTAAACCAGGTATGGTTATCGGTAAAGGTGGTTCTGAAGTTGACGCATTACGTAAAACTTTAAACAACCGTACAGGTAAAAAAGTACACATCAACATTGTAGAAATTAAAAAACCTGAATTAGACGCTAAATTAGTTGGTGAGTCAATCGCTCAACAATTAGAAAACCGTGTAGCTTTCCGTCGTGCGCAAAAACAAGCAATCCAACGCACAATGAAATCAGGAGCTAAAGGTATCAAAGTTCAAATCTCAGGTCGTTTGAATGGTGCCGACATGGCGCGTTCAGAAACTCAAGTAGAAGGAACAGTTCCATTGCATACATTGCGTGCGGACATCGACTACTCATGGGAAGAAGCCGACACTACTTACGGTAAGATCGGTATCAAAACATGGGTATGCCGTGGTGAAATCCTTCCAACAAAAAATATTCAAGGGGAGGCTTAAAACATGTTAGTACCTAAACGTGTAAAACACAGACGTGAATTCCGTGGTAAAATGCGTGGCGAAGCTAAAGGCGGAAAAGAAATTGCATACGGTGAATTCGGTTTGCAAGCATTAGATTCAGCATGGATCACTAACCGTCAAATTGAAGCATCTCGTATTGCCATGACACGTTACATGAAACGTGGTGGGAAAGTATGGATTAAAATCTTCCCACATAAATCTTATACAGCTAAAGCAATTGGTGTTCGTATGGGTTCTGGTAAAGGTGCTCCAGAAGGTTGGGTATCTCCAGTAAAACGCGGTAAAATCTTATTTGAAGTTGCCGGTGTTCCAGAAGAAGTAGCTAAAGAAGCATTGCGTTTAGCATCTCACAAATTACCTATTCGTACTAAAATCGTAAAACGTGAAATTGGTGGTGAATCTAATGACTAAATTTACAGATATTAAAGATCTTTCCACTGCTGAACTTACTGCTAAAGAACAAGAATATCGTCAAGAATTATTCAACTTACGATTCCAATTGGCAACTGGTCAATTAGAAAACACAGCTCGTATTAAAGCTGTTCGTAAAGATATCGCACGTGTTAAAACTGCGTTACGTAATCAAGAAGCGTAAGAAAATTCAGTAAAGGAGGAAACCTGTCCATGGAAGAACGTAATAACCGTAAAGTGTTACAAGGCCGTGTTGTTTCTGACAAAATGGAGAAAACAATCACAGTCCAAGTTGATACTTTCAAATTCCATCCAACATATGGTAAACGTATCAAATATTCTAAGAAATACAAAGCACATGATGAAAACAATTCAGCAAAAATGGGTGACATCGTCCGCATCGCGGAAACTCGTCCATTGTCAAAAGACAAATACTTCCGTCTTGTTGAAATCGTTGAAGAATCAATCATTATCTAATAACAACTGGAAGGAGGTACTCTATAAATGATTCAATCAGAAACTCGTTTAAAAGTAGCAGATAACTCAGGCGCGCGTGAAGTCCTAACAATTAAAGTATTAGGCGGATCTGGCCGTAAAACTGCAAACATTGGTGATGTTATCGTGGCAACTGTTAAAAATGCAACACCAGGTGGAGTTGTCAAAAAAGGTGATGTAGTTAAAGCAGTTATCGTTCGTACTAAGAGCGGCGTTCGTCGTCCAGATGGTTCATACATCAAATTCGACGAAAATGCATGTGTAATTATTCGTGACGATAAATCTCCTCGTGGAACACGTATCTTTGGTCCAGTTGCACGTGAATTACGTGACAACAACTATATGCGTATTATTTCATTAGCTCCAGAAGTAATCTAAAATCTGAAGAAAATAAGGAGGTGCCCGTTTAAATGAAAGTAAAAGCAAATGACACAGTTATCGTTATTGCCGGTAAAGACAAAGGCAAACAAGGTCGTGTAAAACAAGCTTTGCCAAAAGCTGACAAAGTTGTTGTTGAAGGTGTTAACATCGTTAAAAAACATCAACGTCCAACTCAAATGAACCCTCAAGGCGGTATCATCGAAGTTGAAGCACCTATTCATGTATCTAACGTACAACTAGTAGACCCTAAAACAGGCGAAGCAACACGTGTAGGTTACCAAGAGCAAGATGGTAAACGTGTTCGCGTAGCGAAAAAATCAGGCGAAGTAATCGCTGAAGCAGTATCAGGAGAGGAGGACGCTGAATAATGGCTAATCGTTTACAAGAAAAATATAAAAATGAAGTAGTACCATCAATGGTTGAAAAATTTAACTATAGCTCAATCATGCAAGCACCTAAATTAGATAAAATCGTTATCAACATGGGTGTTGGTGATGCAGTATCTAACGCGAAAAACTTAGAAAACGCTGTTGAAGAATTAACATTAATTGCTGGTCAAAAACCAGTTGTTACAACTGCTAAGAAATCAATCGCTGGTTTCCGTTTACGTGAAGGTATGCCAATCGGTACTAAAGTTACTTTACGTGGCGAACGTATGTATGAATTCTTCGACAAATTAGTAACAGTTTCACTACCTCGTGTACGTGACTTCCGTGGTATCAGCAACCGCTCATTCGATGGTCGTGGTAACTACACATTAGGTATCCGTGAACAATTGATTTTCCCAGAAATCGACTTTGATAAAGTATCTAAAGTACGTGGTATGGATATCGTAATTGTTACAACTGCTAATTCAGACGAAGAATCATTAGAATTATTAACTCAACTAGGAATGCCATTCCAAAAATAATAAAGTCTTGAAGGAGGCGTGAGTAATTTGGCAAAAAAATCAATGATCGAAAAGAACAAGAAACCAGCTAAATATTCTACTCAAGAATATACTCGTTGTGAACGTTGTGGACGCCCACATTCAGTTTACCGTAAATTTAAATTATGCCGTATTTGCCTTCGTGAACTTGCCTATAAAGGGGAAATTCCTGGAGTCAAAAAAGCAAGCTGGTAAATTTCTGGTAATTAAGTAAAGGAGGGTGTACTCGTAATGGTCATGACTGATCCAATTGCGGACTTTTTAACTCGTATTCGTAACGCCAACATGGTGCGCCACGAATCATTCGAAAGTCCATCATCAAAAATCAAAGAAAATATTGCTGCTATCCTTAAAGAAGAAGGATATATCAAAGATTACGAAATCATCGAAGATGATAAACAAAACGTTATCCGTGTATTCATGAAATACACAAGCGATAACCAACGAGTAATCACAAACTTAAAACGTATCTCTAAACCAGGTTTACGTGTATACGCGAAAAGTGATCAAATTCCTAAAGTTTTAAATGGCTTAGGTACTGCATTAATTTCAACATCTGAAGGTGTTATCACTGATAAAGCAGCCCGTGCTAAAAACATCGGTGGCGAAGTTTTAGCTTACATTTGGTAATAAATAACAAAAATTAAAAAACAAAATTGAAAGGCAGGTGCAGTCTAGAATGAGTCGTATTGGTAATAAAATTATCGAGATTCCTAGTAACGTAACCGTAGAAAAAGCTGGTTCAACTATCACTGTTAAAGGCCCTAAAGGCGAATTATCACGTGAGTTCAACCCTGTAATTGATATTCAAATCGGGGAGAAAGAAATCACATTCACTCGTCCGAATGACCACAAAGAAGTACGTTCTATCCACGGAACTACTCGTGCATTAGTAAACAACATGGTTATTGGTGTTTCTGAAGGATTCGAGAAGAAACTTGAAATGACTGGTGTTGGTTACCGTGCACAATTAGCAGGTAATAAATTAACTATCAATGTTGGTTTATCTCACCCTGTTGAATTTGTAGCACCAGAAGGCATCGAAATCGAAGTGCCAACTAACACTACAATCAACATCAAAGGTATCAACAAAGAAGTTGTTGGTGAATTAGCAGCGAATATCCGTTCAACTCGTTTACCAGAACCATACAAAGGTAAAGGTATTCACTATGTTGGCGAACACATTCGTCGTAAAGAAGGTAAAACTGGTAAATAATTGTAATTCTTTACAATTATTTCCTTTTACTTGTATCCAAATTATTTATAAAATGAGGGTGACGAGGTCATCCTTACAAATCTAACAAAGAGGTGACTATTTTGATCAGCAAACCAGATAAAAATAAATTACGTCAAAAACGCCACGCGCGTGTTCGTAGCAACATTTCTGGAACAGCAGAGTGCCCACGCTTGAACGTATTCCGTTCTAACAAACACATCTACGCTCAATTAATTGATGACGTAGCGGGTGTTACTGTAGCGAGTGCCTCTACAAACGAAGAAACATTATCTGCCGCAACTAAAACCGAAAGTGCAGCATTAGTTGGTAAAGCTATCGCTGAACGCGGTGTAGCAGCAGGCGTTAAAGTTGTAAAATTTGACCGTGGTGGCTACCAATATCACGGACGTGTACAAGCTTTAGCAGATGCAGCTCGTGAAAACGGCTTAGAATTTTAGGAAAAGGAGGAAGCCAAGAACATGACAAACACATTTCAAGAATTAAACATTAACGAAAACGACCTTGAAGAACGCGTTGTTGCCATTAACCGTGTTGCTAAAACCGTTAAAGGTGGACGTCGTATGAACTTCGGTGCCGTTGTTGTTGTCGGTGATAGAAATGGCCATGTTGGTCTAGGTACTGGTAAAGCTGCCGAAGTACCAGAAGCAATCCGCAAAGCGGTTGAAGATGGTAAGAAAAACTTAATTACTATACCTCGTGCAGGATCAACTGTTCCTCATGAAGTTATCGGTAAATTTAACGGTGGACACGTATTACTTAAACCAGCTCAAGCCGGTTCAGGTATCGCTGCTGGTGGTCCAGTTCGTGCCGTAGTCGAATTAGGTGGTATCGCAGATATTACTTCTAAATCACTAGGTTCTAACTCACCAATCAACATTGTACGTGCTACTTTAGAAGCAATTAAATCATTAAAATCTCCAGAAGATGTCGCTGCATTACGTGGTAAATCTGTGGAAGAATTATTAGGTTAAGGGGGAAATTCGAATGACTGAAGTAAAAATTACTTTAAAACGCAGTTTAATTGGACGTCCTCAAGACCAAATTAAAACAGCTCAAGCATTAGGGTTAACAAAAGTTGGTAAAACAGTTGTTAAAACTCGTAACGAGGCAATCAACGGTATGATTACTAAAATTGCTCACTTAGTAGTTGTTGAAGAAGCATAATCTAGAATAGGAGGTGCCTAACAGGATGAAATTACATGAATTACAACCTTCAGAAGGATCTCGTCACACACGTCACCGTGTAGGTCGTGGTGCAAGTTCTGGTTGGGGTAAACTATCAAAACGTGGACAAAAAGGTCAAAAAGCTCGTTCAGGTGGTGGTGTACGTCTAGGTTTCGAAGGTGGACAAACACCATTGTTCCGTCGTATTCCAAAACGTGGTTTTACAAACATCAACCGTAAAGAATATGCGATCATCAATCTTGATGACTTAAACGTATTTGAAGATGGTGCTGTTGTAGCCGCTGCTGACTTAATCGAAGCAGGCTTAGTTAAAAAAGAAAAATCTGGTATCAAAGTTTTAGGTAATGGTGAATTAGAACGCAAACTAACCGTTAAAGCAGCTAAATTCTCAGCATCAGCTAAAGAAGCTATTGAGGCCGCTGGGGGTTCAATCGAGGTGATCTAATGTTTCAAATACTGAAAAATGGATTTCAGGATAAGGATATTAGAAGCCGCGTGGCATTCACAGCAATCATGTTGATTGTATTCCGTATCGGGGCTAGCATAACTGTCCCGGGCGTGAATGCTGCAGGAATTCAAGGGTTAGCTGAATCTGGTTTATTCAGCCTACTAAACACTCTTGGTGGGGGAGCACTTTCGAGCTACTCCATCTTTTCATTGGGTGTTTCACCGTATATAACCGCATCTATTATTATTCAACTATTGCAGATGGAGATTATACCTTCATTTACAGAGTGGTCTAAACAGGGTGAAGTTGGTCGTCGTAAGTTAAATCGATGGACTAGATACTTTGCTGTAGCGATTGGCTTTTTTCAAGCTTTAGCTATTTCAATAGGATTTAATTCATTGTCATCGCTAGGATTAATTGATAATCCAGGTTTTGTAACTTACTTACTGATTGCTTTATTCATGACTGCTGGATCTATGTTTGTTGTCTGGATTGGTGAGCAAATCACTGAATATGGAATAGGTAATGGTACTTCAATCATTATCTTTGCTGGTATTCTAGCGCAAATCCCCTCAGAGTTAACGTCTTACTATCAAAATAACATTGTAGATGCTACTAGCAGTGAATTAAATCAACAATTGATATATGCAGGACTATTTGTTCTTGTATTTATCCTATTAATTATGTTCGTCATTTTCATGAGTCAAGCGGAACGTCAAATCCCCGTACGTTATTCAAAACGTGCGAATTCGGCATCGCAAAAGTCTCATTTACCATTAAAGATTAACTCAGCAGGTGTTATTCCCGTTATCTTCGCGTCATCATTAATCATGGTGCCACAAACGGTACTCGGACTATTTGCCGCTGATTATAGTGATGTTTCTTGGTATCAAATATTGTCAACAATCTTTAATTTGGAAAAACCAGCGGGTATTGCTATTTACGCAATTGTCATTATTTTGTTCACATTCTTCTATGCACATATTCAGATTAACCCTGAACGTGCTGCAGAAAACTTGCAAAAAGCTGGTGGATATATTCCAAGTATCCGGCCAGGTTTAGCAACTAAAGAATATTTACAAAAAATGTTAAATCGTTTAAGTACAGTAGGCTCACTATTCTTGATGGGTGTAGCAGTTCTACCTTTACTAGGGGCATACTTCTTTGATATGCCACAATCAATTGCTTTAGGTGGTACAAGCTTACTAATCGTTGTTGGTGTTGCTTTAGATACAGCAAAACAAATTGAAGGACGTACAATTAAACGTCAATACGTTGGCTTTATTCATGATAAAAAAGACTAATGCGTAACGTGCTTGGGGAGGACAATTATGAATATTATTTTAATGGGCTTGCCTGGTGCCGGTAAAGGTACTCAAGCAGCTAAAATCGTTGAAGATTACAAATTTCCACATATTTCTACTGGAGATATGTTTAGATCAGCAATCGCTGAAGGAACTGAATTAGGAAAAAAAGCTAAATTATTCATGGATGATGGTGCATTAGTTCCTGATGAAGTAACGAATGGTATTGTTGAAGAAAGACTTCAAAAAGAAGATACACAAGCTGGCTTTATGCTAGACGGTTTTCCAAGAACTGAAGCGCAAGCTAAAGAGCTTGGCGGTATCATGACTCGCTTAGATCGCGACATTGATGCAGTTATCTACTTAGACGTGCCAGCAGAAACGTTGAAAGAACGTTTATCAGGACGAATCATTTGTCGTAACTGTGGCGCAACATACCACAAAGTTTTGAACAAACCAAAAGTAGACGGCGTATGCGATGTTTGCGGAAGCCATGATTTCTACCAACGTGAAGACGATAAACCTGAAGTTGTTGAAAACAGATTAAAAGTTAATCAAGAACAACAACAACCAATCTTAGACTTCTATGAAGGTCAAGGAAAGCTTTATCGCATTCCTGGTGATATCGGTATTGACAATGTTTACGCTGAGATCCAAAAGATTTTAGATAAATAAATTTTGTTGCTTTAAGTCGCTAATTATGGTAAGATATTCGGGTTGACTGAACATTTCGTATTTCTATCCTACAATCAATTAGTGATTAAACGAAACAACCACCATTAGGAGGAAAAACTTTGTCAAAAGAAGATATGATCGAAATTGAAGGTACTGTTACTGAAACATTACCTAATGCTATGTTTAAGGTCCAATTGGAAAATGGTTATGAGGTTTTAGCGCATATTTCAGGAAAAATGCGTGTAAACTACATTCGTATTTTGCCAGGTGACCGTGTAAAAGTTGAGATGTCTCCATATGACTTGACGAAAGGTCGTATCACCTACCGATTCAAGTAATGTAGAGATATATAATCGAGGAGGTATAACTGTGAAAGTAAGAGCATCTGTTAAACCAATGTGCGAACATTGTAAAGTTATTCGCCGTAACGGTAAAGTTATGGTTATTTGTTCTAATCCAAAACATAAACAACGCCAAGGCTAATTAAAGATAAATAAAAAGGAGGGTTTTCATATATGGCTCGTATAGCAGGAGTAGATATTCCACGTGAGAAACGTATCGTTATTGCCTTAACATACATCTATGGTATCGGTAAAACGACTTCTCAAAAAATCTTAGCGCAAGCTGAAATTTCAGAAGATACTCGTGTACGTGACTTAACTAACGATGAGTTAGATCGTTTACGTGCAGCAGTAGATACAATTAAAGTTGAAGGCGACTTACGTCGTGAACGTGCTTTAGACATCAAACGTCTACAAGAAATCGGTTCATACCGTGGTATCCGTCACCGTCGTGGTTTACCAGTTCGTGGTCAAAACACTAAGAACAACGCACGTACGCGTAAAGGTAAAGCTGTCGCAATTCAAGGTAAGAAAAAATAATCTAAAAGGAGGTTAATTACACTATGGCTAAACGTCCAGTTTCACGCAAACGTCGTGTGAAGAAAAATGTCGAAACAGGTGTGGCGCACATCCACTCTACATTTAACAATACTATCGTTATGATTACTGATGAGCATGGTAATGCAATTTCTTGGTCATCTGCAGGTGCTTTAGGATTTAAAGGTTCTCGTAAATCTACTCCTTACGCTGCACAAATGGCTTCAGAAACAGCTACAAAAGCTGCTATGGATCACGGTATGAAATCTGTTGAAGTTTCAGTAAAAGGCCCTGGTTCAGGTCGTGAATCAGCTATCCGTGCTTTACAAGCAGCAGGTTTAGAAGTTACTGCTATTCGCGATGTAACACCTATTCCTCATAATGGTTGCCGTCCTCCAAAACGTCGTCGTGTTTAATCGATTGATGAACTTGGATATGCGATGATACATTTTCTCACGTTTTGAAAGGGGTAATTTGTCGATATGATCGAAATTGAAAAGCCAAATATTGAGACAATTGAAATTAACGACGATAGTAAATTTGGTAAATTCGTTGTAGAACCATTAGAACGCGGCTATGGAACAACCCTAGGTAATTCATTACGTCGTATCTTGTTGTCCTCACTACCAGGTACAGCTGTTACATCAATCCAAATTGACGATGTTTTGCATGAATACTCAACAGTCCCAGGTGTACGTGAAGACGTTACTGAGATTGTGTTGAACGTAAAACAATTATCATTGAAATTGTATGACGTAGAAGAAAAACAAGTAGAAATTGACATCACAGGTCCAGCTGACGTAACAGCTGCTGATATTATTGCCGATGCTGATTTCGATGTTATGAATCCAGACTTACATATCTGTACGCTTGCAGAAGGCGCTCGTTTCCACATGATTATGAATGTTAAAAACGGTCGTGGTTTTGTACGCTCAGAAAATAATAAAGTGGATTCAATGCCAATTGGCGAAATCCCAGTGGATTCTATCTACACACCAATTTCCAAAGTAAACTATCAAGTTGAAAATACTCGTATCGGAGAAATCAACGAATACGATAAATTAACTATGGATATTTGGACTGATGGTACAATTTCACCCGAAGAAGCATTAAGCTTAGCGGCAAAAATCATGACAGAACACTTGGAAGTATTCGTTAACTTAACAGACGAAGCTCGTCAAGTTGAAGTTATGGTCGAAAAAGAAGAAACACAAAAAGAAAAAATGCTTGAAATGACTATTGAAGAACTAGACTTATCAGTTCGTTCATACAACTGTTTAAAACGTGCAGGCATCAATACTGTTGAAGAATTGACTAACAAATCTGAACCAGAAATGATGAAAGTACGTAACTTAGGTCGTAAGTCTCTTGAAGAGGTTAAAAACAAGCTAGCTGCTCTTGACTTATCTTTACGTCAAGAAGATTAATAAATCATAAAGGAGGATACTGACAATGGGTTACCGTAAATTAGGTCGTACTAGCTCTCAACGTAAAGCTATGTTACGTGACTTAACTACTGATTTAATTATCAATGAACGTATTACTACAACAGAAACTCGTGCGAAAGAGATCCGTCGTACAGCTGAAAAAATGATTACTTTAGGTAAACGTGGAGATTTAGCTGCTCGCCGTCAAGCGAACCAATTTGTTCGTAACGAAATCGCCGATGTTCGCGCTGAAGGTGAAGACATCGTTATCGAGTCTGCTTTACAAAAATTATTCAACGATCTTGGTCCTCGTTACGCTGAACGTCAAGGTGGAT encodes:
- the rplQ gene encoding 50S ribosomal protein L17; protein product: MGYRKLGRTSSQRKAMLRDLTTDLIINERITTTETRAKEIRRTAEKMITLGKRGDLAARRQANQFVRNEIADVRAEGEDIVIESALQKLFNDLGPRYAERQGGYTRILKTEPRRGDAAPMVILELV
- a CDS encoding DNA-directed RNA polymerase subunit alpha, giving the protein MIEIEKPNIETIEINDDSKFGKFVVEPLERGYGTTLGNSLRRILLSSLPGTAVTSIQIDDVLHEYSTVPGVREDVTEIVLNVKQLSLKLYDVEEKQVEIDITGPADVTAADIIADADFDVMNPDLHICTLAEGARFHMIMNVKNGRGFVRSENNKVDSMPIGEIPVDSIYTPISKVNYQVENTRIGEINEYDKLTMDIWTDGTISPEEALSLAAKIMTEHLEVFVNLTDEARQVEVMVEKEETQKEKMLEMTIEELDLSVRSYNCLKRAGINTVEELTNKSEPEMMKVRNLGRKSLEEVKNKLAALDLSLRQED
- the rpsM gene encoding 30S ribosomal protein S13, with product MARIAGVDIPREKRIVIALTYIYGIGKTTSQKILAQAEISEDTRVRDLTNDELDRLRAAVDTIKVEGDLRRERALDIKRLQEIGSYRGIRHRRGLPVRGQNTKNNARTRKGKAVAIQGKKK
- the rpsK gene encoding 30S ribosomal protein S11 yields the protein MAKRPVSRKRRVKKNVETGVAHIHSTFNNTIVMITDEHGNAISWSSAGALGFKGSRKSTPYAAQMASETATKAAMDHGMKSVEVSVKGPGSGRESAIRALQAAGLEVTAIRDVTPIPHNGCRPPKRRRV
- the rpmJ gene encoding 50S ribosomal protein L36, yielding MKVRASVKPMCEHCKVIRRNGKVMVICSNPKHKQRQG
- the infA gene encoding translation initiation factor IF-1, whose amino-acid sequence is MSKEDMIEIEGTVTETLPNAMFKVQLENGYEVLAHISGKMRVNYIRILPGDRVKVEMSPYDLTKGRITYRFK
- a CDS encoding adenylate kinase, whose protein sequence is MNIILMGLPGAGKGTQAAKIVEDYKFPHISTGDMFRSAIAEGTELGKKAKLFMDDGALVPDEVTNGIVEERLQKEDTQAGFMLDGFPRTEAQAKELGGIMTRLDRDIDAVIYLDVPAETLKERLSGRIICRNCGATYHKVLNKPKVDGVCDVCGSHDFYQREDDKPEVVENRLKVNQEQQQPILDFYEGQGKLYRIPGDIGIDNVYAEIQKILDK
- the secY gene encoding preprotein translocase subunit SecY, producing MFQILKNGFQDKDIRSRVAFTAIMLIVFRIGASITVPGVNAAGIQGLAESGLFSLLNTLGGGALSSYSIFSLGVSPYITASIIIQLLQMEIIPSFTEWSKQGEVGRRKLNRWTRYFAVAIGFFQALAISIGFNSLSSLGLIDNPGFVTYLLIALFMTAGSMFVVWIGEQITEYGIGNGTSIIIFAGILAQIPSELTSYYQNNIVDATSSELNQQLIYAGLFVLVFILLIMFVIFMSQAERQIPVRYSKRANSASQKSHLPLKINSAGVIPVIFASSLIMVPQTVLGLFAADYSDVSWYQILSTIFNLEKPAGIAIYAIVIILFTFFYAHIQINPERAAENLQKAGGYIPSIRPGLATKEYLQKMLNRLSTVGSLFLMGVAVLPLLGAYFFDMPQSIALGGTSLLIVVGVALDTAKQIEGRTIKRQYVGFIHDKKD